In Haloterrigena turkmenica DSM 5511, a single genomic region encodes these proteins:
- a CDS encoding CDC48 family AAA ATPase, translated as MKLTVKPLKQKDAGRGLAAIDRVSMRELDLENGDYIVIEGTGDSQAVARVWPGYPEDEGRGIIRIDGRLRQEADVGIDDNVSVEPADVNPAKSVTVALPQNLRIRGDIGPLVRDKLSGQAVTEGQTVPFSLSFGPMASSGQSVPLKIASTSPSGTVVITDSTNIEISETPAEQVSSGSGASAEGVPNVTYEDIGGLDDELDQVREMIELPMRHPELFQQLGIEPPKGVLLHGPPGTGKTLMAKAVANEIDAHFETISGPEIMSKYYGESEEQLREVFEEAEENAPAIIFIDELDSIAAKREDAGGDVERRVVAQLLSLMDGLEERGRVTVIAATNRVDDIDPALRRGGRFDREIEIGVPDKDGRKEILQVHTRGMPLQESIDLDQYAENTHGFVGADLESLVREGAMNALRRIRPDLDLEEDEIDAEILETLEVTEDDFKDAIKGIQPSAMREVFVEIPDVTWDDVGGLEDTKERLRENVQWPLDYPEVFDELDMQAAKGVLMYGPPGTGKTLLAKAVANEAQSNFISIKGPELLNKYVGESEKGVREVFEKARSNAPTVIFFDEIDSIAGQRGRQQSDSGVGERVVSQLLTELDGLEELEDVVVIATTNRPDLIDNALLRPGRLDRHVHVPVPDEEGRRKIFEVHTRGKPLADSVDLDWLAAETEGYVGADIEAVTREASMAASREFINSVDPEEMADTIGNVRISKEHFEHALEEVNPSVTPETREQYEEIEEQFDTAEPAQEEDQLGRTFQ; from the coding sequence ATGAAACTCACCGTTAAACCACTGAAACAGAAGGACGCCGGCCGCGGACTCGCCGCGATCGATCGCGTCTCGATGCGCGAACTCGATCTCGAGAACGGCGACTACATCGTAATCGAGGGCACGGGCGACAGCCAGGCCGTCGCGCGCGTCTGGCCCGGATACCCCGAAGACGAGGGGCGAGGGATCATCCGAATCGACGGCCGCCTCCGCCAGGAGGCCGACGTCGGGATCGACGACAACGTCAGCGTCGAGCCCGCCGACGTCAACCCCGCCAAGTCGGTCACGGTCGCGCTGCCCCAGAACCTCCGCATTCGCGGAGACATCGGGCCGCTCGTCCGCGATAAGCTGAGCGGACAGGCCGTCACCGAGGGCCAGACGGTGCCGTTCTCGCTCTCGTTCGGTCCGATGGCCAGCTCCGGCCAGTCGGTGCCGCTGAAGATCGCGAGCACCTCGCCGTCGGGCACGGTCGTCATCACGGACTCGACGAACATCGAGATCTCCGAGACGCCCGCCGAGCAGGTCAGCTCGGGTAGCGGCGCCTCCGCCGAGGGCGTCCCGAACGTCACCTACGAGGACATTGGCGGCTTAGACGACGAACTCGACCAGGTCCGCGAGATGATCGAGCTGCCGATGCGCCACCCCGAGCTGTTCCAGCAGCTCGGCATCGAGCCGCCGAAGGGCGTCTTGCTGCACGGCCCGCCGGGCACCGGGAAGACCCTGATGGCCAAGGCCGTCGCCAACGAGATCGACGCCCACTTCGAGACGATCTCCGGTCCGGAGATCATGTCGAAGTACTACGGTGAGAGCGAGGAGCAACTCCGCGAGGTCTTCGAAGAGGCCGAGGAGAACGCCCCCGCGATCATCTTCATCGACGAGCTCGACTCGATCGCCGCCAAGCGCGAAGACGCCGGCGGCGACGTCGAACGACGCGTGGTCGCCCAGCTCCTCAGCCTGATGGACGGCCTCGAGGAACGCGGTCGCGTCACCGTCATCGCGGCGACCAACCGCGTCGACGACATCGATCCCGCGCTCCGCCGCGGCGGTCGCTTCGACCGCGAGATCGAGATCGGCGTCCCGGACAAGGACGGCCGCAAGGAGATCCTGCAGGTCCACACCCGCGGGATGCCGCTCCAGGAGTCGATCGACCTCGACCAGTACGCCGAGAACACCCACGGCTTCGTCGGGGCCGACTTAGAGAGCCTCGTCCGCGAGGGCGCGATGAACGCCCTGCGTCGCATCCGTCCCGACCTCGACCTCGAGGAGGACGAGATCGACGCCGAGATCCTCGAGACCCTCGAGGTCACCGAGGACGACTTCAAGGACGCGATCAAGGGCATCCAGCCCTCGGCGATGCGGGAGGTCTTCGTCGAGATCCCCGACGTCACCTGGGACGACGTCGGCGGCCTCGAAGACACCAAGGAGCGCCTCCGCGAGAACGTCCAGTGGCCGCTGGACTACCCCGAGGTGTTCGACGAACTCGACATGCAGGCCGCCAAGGGCGTCCTCATGTACGGCCCGCCGGGTACGGGGAAGACCCTGCTCGCGAAGGCCGTCGCCAACGAGGCCCAGTCGAACTTCATCTCGATCAAGGGCCCCGAACTGCTGAACAAGTACGTCGGGGAGTCCGAGAAGGGCGTCCGTGAGGTCTTCGAGAAGGCGCGGTCGAACGCACCGACCGTGATCTTCTTCGACGAGATCGACTCGATCGCGGGCCAGCGCGGCCGCCAGCAGAGCGACTCCGGCGTCGGCGAACGCGTCGTCAGCCAGCTGCTGACCGAACTCGACGGCCTCGAGGAACTCGAGGACGTCGTCGTGATCGCCACGACCAACCGGCCGGACCTGATCGACAACGCCCTGCTCCGTCCCGGACGGCTGGATCGCCACGTCCACGTGCCCGTCCCCGACGAGGAGGGTCGTCGGAAGATCTTCGAGGTCCACACCCGGGGCAAGCCCCTGGCCGACTCGGTCGACCTCGACTGGCTCGCCGCGGAGACGGAGGGCTACGTCGGCGCCGACATCGAAGCCGTCACGCGCGAGGCCTCGATGGCCGCCAGCCGCGAGTTCATCAACTCGGTCGACCCCGAGGAGATGGCCGACACCATCGGCAACGTCCGCATCAGCAAGGAGCACTTCGAGCACGCCCTCGAGGAGGTCAACCCGAGCGTGACCCCCGAGACCCGCGAGCAGTACGAGGAGATCGAAGAGCAGTTCGACACCGCCGAACCGGCTCAGGAAGAGGACCAGCTCGGTCGCACCTTCCAGTAA
- the panB gene encoding 3-methyl-2-oxobutanoate hydroxymethyltransferase — protein sequence MPTVRDVREQAGEEPITMLTAYDAPTAEIVDDAGVDIILVGDSVGNVVLGHETTVPVTVDGIAHHVGAVSRATEDALVVADMPFLSFGVDESESIENAGRMLKEEGAQAVKLESGPHTVDLTEKMVQLGIPVMAHLGLTPQHVNQYGGYPRQGTDQAAAERMLELAIEHEEAGAFSLVLEHVPSNVAAEITEALEIPTIGIGAGPDCDGQVLVFDDAVGISEWTPSFSEQFGNVRAEMKSAVDDYVDAVESGAFPAAEHSHEESDLEDLY from the coding sequence ATGCCAACCGTACGGGACGTCAGGGAGCAGGCGGGCGAGGAACCGATCACGATGCTGACGGCCTACGACGCGCCGACGGCCGAGATCGTCGACGACGCGGGCGTCGATATCATTCTCGTCGGCGACAGCGTCGGAAACGTGGTGCTGGGCCACGAGACGACGGTTCCCGTTACCGTCGACGGAATCGCCCATCACGTCGGCGCGGTCTCGCGGGCGACCGAGGACGCGCTGGTCGTCGCCGACATGCCCTTCCTCTCCTTCGGCGTCGACGAGAGCGAGAGCATCGAGAACGCCGGTCGGATGCTCAAAGAGGAGGGCGCGCAGGCGGTCAAACTCGAGAGCGGTCCCCACACCGTCGACCTCACCGAGAAGATGGTCCAACTCGGGATTCCGGTGATGGCTCACCTCGGGCTGACGCCCCAGCACGTCAACCAGTACGGCGGCTACCCCCGACAGGGGACCGATCAGGCGGCCGCCGAGCGGATGCTCGAGCTCGCGATCGAACACGAGGAAGCCGGCGCGTTCTCGCTGGTACTCGAGCACGTGCCGTCGAACGTCGCGGCCGAGATCACCGAGGCGCTCGAGATCCCGACCATCGGCATCGGTGCCGGCCCGGACTGCGACGGGCAGGTGCTCGTGTTCGACGACGCCGTCGGCATCAGCGAGTGGACGCCCTCCTTCTCCGAGCAGTTCGGAAACGTCCGCGCGGAGATGAAGTCGGCCGTCGACGACTACGTCGACGCCGTCGAGTCCGGCGCGTTCCCGGCCGCAGAACACAGCCACGAGGAGAGCGACCTCGAGGACCTCTACTGA
- a CDS encoding acyl-CoA dehydrogenase family protein — MERTDERAAIRDVVREFATEEIRPVAAAADESQSFPEEIWDGLAELDLTGLTVPEAYGGYDADPITAAIVNEEVAYGALAVATALSVHSLATSCIAEFGNDAQRERWLPEMAAGRPVGAFALSEPHAGSNPAEMATEASREGDEYVINGEKQWITNGQRAGVYILFAKTDRDDPNSVTQFLVPGDVDGLSVGEKEDKLGLRASDTTSLTFDDVRIPVENRLTEEGKGLSAAFHILTGGRIAIAAQSVGLAQCALDEALAYSQEREQFGDPIAEIQSIRHKLAEMATRTKAARSLTRHAARTRHETDADGTGALEASMAKYFASETAMFVTNEAVQIHGGYGYVTEGEVERLYRDAKITEIYEGTTEIQKTVIARELLD; from the coding sequence ATGGAACGGACCGACGAGCGAGCGGCGATCAGGGACGTCGTCCGCGAGTTCGCCACCGAGGAGATCCGACCCGTCGCGGCGGCCGCCGACGAGAGCCAGTCGTTTCCCGAGGAGATCTGGGACGGCCTCGCCGAACTGGACCTGACCGGACTCACGGTCCCCGAGGCGTACGGCGGCTACGACGCCGATCCGATCACCGCCGCGATCGTTAACGAGGAAGTCGCCTACGGCGCCCTGGCGGTAGCGACGGCGCTGTCGGTCCACTCGCTGGCGACCTCCTGTATCGCGGAGTTCGGCAACGACGCACAGCGGGAGCGCTGGCTGCCCGAAATGGCCGCGGGGCGCCCGGTCGGCGCGTTCGCGCTCTCGGAACCCCACGCGGGGTCGAATCCGGCCGAGATGGCCACTGAAGCTTCTCGAGAGGGCGACGAGTACGTTATCAACGGCGAGAAACAGTGGATCACGAACGGGCAACGCGCTGGCGTCTACATCCTTTTCGCGAAGACCGACCGCGACGATCCGAACTCGGTCACGCAGTTCCTCGTCCCCGGCGACGTCGACGGCCTCTCGGTCGGCGAGAAGGAGGACAAACTCGGTCTCCGCGCGAGCGACACCACGAGTCTGACCTTCGACGACGTCCGGATCCCGGTCGAAAACCGGCTCACCGAGGAGGGGAAGGGTCTCTCTGCCGCCTTCCACATCCTCACCGGCGGGCGGATCGCCATCGCCGCCCAATCGGTCGGCCTCGCCCAGTGCGCCCTCGACGAGGCGCTGGCGTACAGTCAGGAGCGCGAACAGTTCGGCGACCCGATCGCGGAGATCCAGTCGATCCGACACAAACTTGCCGAGATGGCCACCCGAACCAAGGCCGCGCGCTCGCTGACCCGCCACGCCGCGCGAACGCGCCACGAAACCGACGCCGACGGCACGGGCGCGCTCGAGGCCAGCATGGCCAAGTACTTCGCCAGCGAGACGGCGATGTTCGTCACGAACGAGGCCGTCCAGATCCACGGCGGCTACGGCTACGTCACCGAAGGCGAGGTCGAGCGCCTCTACCGCGACGCCAAGATCACCGAGATCTACGAGGGGACCACGGAGATCCAGAAGACCGTGATCGCTCGAGAGCTACTCGACTAG
- a CDS encoding alpha/beta fold hydrolase, with protein sequence METVSHHGRETAYEVADRGGDGPPICFVHGSGGSRDVWSAQHRLADRNPVVTLDLSGHGDSDDIDARAGYAALSAYVDDVLAVLEATDSRVLVGNSLGGAVALQLLIERDTDLDAAVLVGTGARLGVLEDLLDWLANDFERAVEFLHGSDRLFHDPEPEVDEESRKQLRETGQAVTHRDFLTCHEFDVRDNLGAIDVPALAVYGEHDQLTPPWYHEYLAEEIDDAWIAELEDAAHLAMVEQPTAFNAALTEFLDIVYERDDAA encoded by the coding sequence ATGGAGACGGTATCACACCACGGCCGAGAGACGGCCTACGAGGTCGCCGACCGCGGCGGGGACGGGCCGCCGATCTGCTTCGTTCACGGGAGCGGCGGCTCGCGCGACGTCTGGTCCGCCCAGCACCGCCTCGCCGATCGCAACCCGGTCGTCACGCTCGATCTGAGCGGCCACGGCGACTCCGACGATATCGACGCGCGCGCCGGCTACGCGGCGCTCTCGGCGTACGTCGACGACGTACTGGCCGTCCTCGAGGCGACCGACAGTCGCGTGCTGGTCGGCAACTCGCTGGGCGGCGCGGTCGCCTTGCAGCTCCTGATCGAACGCGACACCGATCTCGACGCGGCGGTGCTCGTCGGCACCGGTGCCCGACTCGGCGTCTTGGAAGACTTACTCGACTGGCTGGCGAACGACTTCGAGCGCGCCGTCGAGTTCCTCCACGGCTCGGATCGGCTCTTTCACGACCCCGAGCCGGAGGTAGACGAGGAGTCGAGAAAACAGCTCCGCGAGACCGGACAGGCCGTCACTCATCGGGACTTCCTGACCTGCCACGAGTTCGACGTGCGGGACAATCTCGGGGCGATCGACGTCCCCGCGCTGGCGGTCTACGGCGAGCACGATCAGCTGACGCCGCCGTGGTACCACGAGTACCTCGCCGAGGAGATCGACGACGCCTGGATCGCGGAACTCGAGGATGCGGCCCACCTGGCGATGGTCGAACAACCGACCGCGTTCAACGCCGCCCTCACCGAGTTTCTGGACATCGTCTACGAGCGCGACGACGCGGCGTGA
- a CDS encoding DUF7127 family protein — MTLEQFTREEGQVARRYEYDDETVLAVDFGTENADATVDLVDDTVIVVLGDEQYDLELPDGADDAHTFIKNGVLTVELEGDL; from the coding sequence ATGACACTCGAACAATTCACCCGCGAAGAGGGGCAGGTAGCCCGCCGGTACGAGTACGACGACGAGACGGTGCTGGCCGTCGACTTCGGTACCGAGAACGCCGACGCGACGGTCGATCTCGTCGATGACACGGTCATCGTCGTCCTCGGCGACGAGCAGTACGACCTTGAGCTACCGGACGGTGCAGACGACGCGCACACGTTTATCAAAAACGGGGTCCTGACTGTCGAACTGGAGGGCGATCTATGA
- a CDS encoding helix-turn-helix domain-containing protein: MTTIAELTLSTDEFALAETFQQLPEMEVRVESVVAEGPARTMPLVWFSNVDPDAIDEALEADPTVADSQQLLENTDDDEWFYRLQYGEDVGSVCSAVYTNGGTLLDAQVTEGQWTLRLLFPEREELSDAVSAIEEQGARVDVRRMVEAGQDEDLETTAALTEPQQEAIAEAYRQGYYDVPREISLEELANELDISHQALSERLRRANRVLASEQLDEPTGELATE, from the coding sequence ATGACGACGATCGCAGAACTCACGCTTTCGACCGACGAATTCGCGCTCGCGGAGACGTTCCAGCAACTGCCGGAGATGGAGGTTCGCGTCGAAAGCGTCGTCGCCGAGGGCCCGGCTCGGACGATGCCTCTCGTCTGGTTCTCGAACGTCGACCCCGACGCGATCGACGAGGCCCTCGAGGCCGATCCCACCGTCGCCGACTCCCAGCAACTCCTCGAGAACACCGACGACGACGAGTGGTTCTACCGCCTCCAGTACGGCGAGGACGTCGGCTCCGTCTGTAGCGCGGTCTACACCAACGGCGGCACGCTGCTCGACGCCCAGGTCACCGAGGGCCAGTGGACGCTTCGCCTGCTCTTTCCCGAGCGCGAGGAGCTCTCCGACGCCGTCTCGGCCATCGAGGAACAGGGCGCTCGCGTCGACGTCCGCCGGATGGTCGAAGCCGGCCAGGACGAGGACCTCGAGACGACGGCGGCGCTGACCGAACCGCAGCAGGAAGCGATCGCCGAGGCCTACCGCCAGGGCTACTACGACGTCCCGCGGGAGATCTCGCTCGAGGAACTGGCCAACGAACTCGATATCTCCCATCAGGCGCTCTCCGAGCGACTCCGCCGGGCCAACCGCGTGCTCGCCAGCGAGCAACTCGACGAGCCGACGGGCGAACTGGCGACCGAGTGA
- a CDS encoding twin-arginine translocation signal domain-containing protein encodes MSNELSRRNFIRNSSATAVTVGLAGLAGCTSSLPFIGGGGDVGLDSYLFEPSFDALLDEDELEDDNELEEAEREHMAFRHVVPEGIYDNVDDLGTDYPVRRASDLRGRAGVAALDTDWALEQEAEWYYELSTSYRRRTATVDVQMVVGEFDTGTVVDNLEKWAEDQYGDNYDDEDNEEAFESAGSEPGFELYEVEEFAFGVSEDLLIQSRGDYPVDPVAVVEEAIATHENETNLWTDDDHGGELLAEYDEGDYVFGELHRPETVEAKLERDYDEGQRDNLDDENREEIEENYEEQIEDWESGLVGTTRSRSLDGDTIELHQVFLYETEGDTDSDALLKHVEANRDYNENWDTLEDYSISEEGRALILTGDVRARAESFSDSDR; translated from the coding sequence ATGTCTAATGAGCTTTCCCGACGGAACTTCATCCGCAATAGCAGTGCAACCGCCGTGACGGTCGGTCTCGCCGGCCTCGCTGGCTGTACGAGCAGTCTCCCGTTTATCGGCGGCGGCGGTGACGTGGGACTGGACAGCTACCTCTTCGAGCCGTCGTTCGACGCCCTCCTCGACGAGGACGAACTCGAGGACGACAACGAACTCGAGGAGGCGGAACGGGAGCACATGGCGTTCCGGCACGTGGTTCCCGAGGGGATCTACGACAACGTGGACGATCTCGGCACGGACTATCCGGTTCGCAGAGCATCCGACCTCCGGGGGCGAGCCGGTGTCGCCGCGCTGGACACCGACTGGGCCCTCGAGCAGGAGGCCGAGTGGTACTACGAACTGAGCACCTCCTACCGACGCCGAACCGCGACCGTAGACGTCCAGATGGTCGTCGGCGAGTTCGATACCGGAACCGTCGTGGACAACCTCGAGAAGTGGGCCGAAGACCAGTACGGGGACAACTACGACGACGAGGACAACGAGGAAGCCTTCGAGAGCGCCGGCTCCGAACCCGGTTTCGAACTCTACGAGGTCGAGGAGTTCGCGTTCGGCGTCAGCGAGGACCTCCTGATTCAGTCTCGAGGAGACTACCCCGTCGACCCGGTCGCCGTCGTCGAGGAAGCGATCGCCACCCACGAGAACGAAACGAATCTCTGGACGGACGACGACCACGGCGGGGAACTCCTCGCGGAGTACGACGAGGGCGACTACGTGTTCGGCGAACTCCACCGGCCCGAGACCGTCGAGGCAAAACTCGAGCGGGACTACGACGAGGGGCAACGCGACAACCTCGACGACGAGAACCGCGAGGAGATCGAAGAGAACTACGAGGAGCAGATCGAGGACTGGGAGTCCGGACTCGTCGGCACGACGCGCTCGCGGAGCCTCGACGGCGACACCATCGAACTCCACCAGGTCTTCCTGTACGAAACCGAAGGTGACACGGACAGCGACGCGCTCCTCAAGCACGTCGAGGCCAACCGCGACTACAACGAGAACTGGGACACCCTCGAGGACTACTCGATTAGCGAGGAGGGTCGCGCGCTGATCCTCACTGGCGATGTTCGTGCGCGGGCGGAATCCTTCTCCGACTCCGACCGATAG
- a CDS encoding dihydrodipicolinate synthase family protein yields MSFHDPGADDPLGLHGVVPPTITAFHEDESVDYETTAEHARFVVDRGVHGVFPLGTNGEFPLLTGEERQGVVEAVVDEVGGEVPVITGVGAPSTYETITHAEHAESVGADGVVVVTPYYYPVDHEAALTHYRRVAEAVSLPVYVYHIPSKTGNELSLETLAELAEIDNIVGVKDSSKNVPWLAQAIDAHPDLTFLAGSDSLLFTGLEIGCSGLVSAVANVFPELVVDVYEAYDDGDEERARELQSRVFDVRDAFKHGGGYMSGVKTALRAREFDAGPLRSPLRLKDESSTDEMREMLTELDVL; encoded by the coding sequence ATGTCCTTCCACGATCCCGGCGCCGACGATCCGCTGGGCCTCCACGGCGTCGTTCCGCCGACGATCACCGCGTTCCACGAAGACGAATCGGTCGATTACGAGACGACGGCCGAACACGCCCGCTTCGTCGTCGATCGGGGCGTCCACGGCGTCTTCCCGCTGGGCACCAACGGCGAGTTCCCGCTGCTGACCGGCGAGGAACGGCAGGGCGTCGTCGAGGCCGTCGTCGACGAAGTGGGCGGCGAGGTCCCCGTCATCACCGGCGTCGGCGCGCCGAGCACTTACGAGACCATCACCCACGCCGAACACGCCGAATCCGTCGGCGCCGACGGCGTCGTCGTCGTCACGCCCTACTACTACCCGGTCGACCACGAGGCCGCCCTCACCCACTACCGACGCGTGGCCGAGGCCGTCTCCCTGCCGGTCTACGTCTATCACATCCCCAGCAAGACCGGCAACGAACTCTCCCTCGAGACGCTCGCGGAACTCGCCGAGATCGACAACATCGTCGGGGTGAAGGACTCGAGCAAGAACGTCCCCTGGCTGGCTCAGGCGATCGACGCCCACCCCGACCTGACCTTCCTCGCGGGGTCGGACTCGCTGCTGTTTACGGGGCTGGAGATCGGCTGTTCCGGCCTCGTCAGCGCCGTCGCGAACGTCTTCCCGGAACTCGTCGTCGACGTCTACGAGGCCTACGACGACGGCGACGAGGAGCGCGCCCGCGAGCTGCAGAGTCGAGTGTTCGACGTTCGTGACGCGTTCAAACACGGCGGCGGATACATGTCCGGCGTCAAGACGGCGCTCCGGGCTCGCGAGTTCGACGCGGGTCCGCTCCGGAGTCCCCTCCGGCTGAAAGACGAGTCCTCGACGGACGAGATGCGCGAGATGCTCACGGAACTCGACGTGCTCTAA
- a CDS encoding twin-arginine translocation signal domain-containing protein: MSDELSRRSFIRNSSATAVTVGLAGLAGCTSSLPFIGGDGADLSDWVFTPSFDDVLDNDDAEVEDLVTTDRSFVSIVPEAVYENEDDLETHRFVSIGSNIRGRSGAAAVDTDWALHQNVEWEYELSTSGPGTADVSAEIVAGEFDTGTVVDNLEKWAEDQYGNDKDDEEVLESAGSQPGFELYEVEGSAFGVSEEHLIQVEANHPVDPVAVVEAAIDAHENETGRWTEDDDGGELLAEFDWGDFGVGALQRPETVETELEDRYDDPDEATEEEREAIEDDIDDWEYGLVGNGSSWTLDGDTSDLHQLFLYESESDVDSDALLEHVEANRDYDESWDTLEDYSISEEGRALILTGEVQTQSIL; encoded by the coding sequence ATGTCTGACGAACTTTCCCGGCGGAGCTTCATCCGCAATAGCAGTGCAACCGCCGTGACGGTCGGTCTCGCCGGCCTCGCCGGCTGTACGAGCAGCCTCCCGTTTATCGGCGGCGACGGTGCGGACCTCTCCGACTGGGTTTTCACTCCATCCTTCGACGACGTTCTCGACAACGACGACGCCGAGGTCGAAGATCTCGTAACGACGGACCGATCGTTTGTCTCCATCGTTCCGGAGGCGGTCTACGAGAACGAAGACGACCTCGAGACGCATAGGTTCGTCTCTATCGGATCGAATATTCGCGGGCGGAGCGGCGCGGCAGCGGTGGACACCGACTGGGCCCTCCACCAGAACGTCGAGTGGGAGTACGAACTGAGCACGTCGGGGCCCGGAACCGCGGACGTCTCCGCCGAGATCGTCGCCGGCGAGTTCGATACCGGAACCGTCGTGGACAACCTCGAGAAGTGGGCCGAGGACCAGTACGGAAACGACAAGGACGACGAGGAGGTCCTCGAGAGCGCCGGCTCCCAACCCGGCTTCGAACTCTACGAGGTCGAGGGCTCCGCGTTCGGCGTCAGCGAGGAGCACCTGATCCAGGTCGAGGCGAACCACCCCGTGGACCCGGTCGCCGTCGTCGAGGCGGCGATCGACGCCCACGAGAACGAAACGGGTCGCTGGACCGAAGACGACGACGGCGGGGAACTCCTGGCGGAGTTCGACTGGGGCGACTTCGGAGTCGGCGCGCTCCAGCGGCCGGAAACGGTCGAGACCGAACTGGAAGATCGGTACGACGATCCCGACGAGGCCACCGAGGAGGAGCGCGAAGCGATCGAAGACGACATCGACGACTGGGAGTACGGTCTCGTCGGAAACGGGAGTTCGTGGACGCTCGACGGCGACACCAGCGATCTACACCAACTCTTCCTGTACGAGAGCGAAAGCGACGTGGACAGCGACGCGCTCCTCGAACACGTCGAGGCCAACCGCGACTACGACGAAAGCTGGGATACCCTCGAGGACTACTCGATCAGCGAGGAGGGTCGCGCGCTGATCCTCACCGGCGAGGTTCAGACGCAGTCGATCCTGTGA
- a CDS encoding DUF5822 domain-containing protein, translating into MPERVETTNPEGVDYGWVMQVTFVATILIGAPIVAFLSVNADLPSWGARAEFAVRVGAPIWFCTALVVFAYAKRNQA; encoded by the coding sequence GTGCCCGAACGTGTCGAAACGACGAATCCGGAGGGAGTCGACTACGGCTGGGTGATGCAGGTCACCTTCGTCGCCACGATCCTCATCGGCGCGCCGATCGTCGCCTTCCTCTCCGTCAACGCCGACCTGCCGTCCTGGGGCGCCCGCGCGGAGTTCGCGGTCCGCGTCGGCGCGCCGATCTGGTTCTGTACCGCTCTCGTCGTCTTCGCGTACGCGAAGCGCAACCAGGCCTAA
- a CDS encoding HAD family hydrolase, which translates to MTAYDAVVYDLDGTLADLDVDWDAVAADVLEVYETADIEPPSRELWDLLDAASDAGLESEVESTIAAHERAGAETAPRLAHADELLERTVPVGVCSLNCEAACRIALEEHGLAEAVDAVVGRDTVATRKPDPKPLLEAVGELGVEPGRALFVGDSDRDRLTAERAGVAFEFVGDGPSGF; encoded by the coding sequence GTGACAGCCTACGACGCCGTCGTCTACGATCTCGATGGAACGCTCGCCGATCTCGACGTCGACTGGGACGCCGTCGCCGCTGACGTCCTCGAGGTCTACGAGACTGCGGATATCGAGCCGCCGAGCCGGGAGCTGTGGGACCTGCTCGACGCCGCGAGCGACGCCGGCCTCGAGTCCGAGGTTGAGTCGACGATCGCCGCTCACGAGCGCGCGGGCGCCGAGACGGCTCCGCGGCTGGCCCACGCCGACGAACTCCTCGAACGGACGGTCCCCGTCGGGGTCTGTTCGCTGAACTGCGAGGCGGCCTGTCGGATCGCCCTCGAGGAACACGGCCTCGCCGAGGCGGTCGACGCGGTGGTCGGCCGGGACACGGTCGCGACCCGGAAACCGGATCCGAAACCGCTGCTCGAGGCGGTCGGCGAACTCGGTGTCGAGCCCGGGCGGGCGCTGTTCGTGGGCGATTCCGACCGAGATCGACTGACCGCCGAGCGGGCGGGCGTCGCCTTCGAATTCGTCGGTGACGGGCCTTCAGGGTTCTGA